A genomic stretch from Hydrogenimonas urashimensis includes:
- a CDS encoding di-trans,poly-cis-decaprenylcistransferase, translating to MSNIARHIAIIMDGNGRWATERGLRRVKGHERGAEVVRTLTTYASNHPEIEVLTLYAFSTENWKRPKMEVDFLMRLLNNYLKNETETYIRNEVRFETIGDIGRFSSALRNEIARLKERTRHFGKLTQVLALNYGSQDEIARAAKELCQKGEEITTDSLGNRIESSRFGNVDLLIRTGGEQRLSNFLLWQSAYAELFFTPTLWPDFTPDELDTIIEDFKNRQRRFGGI from the coding sequence ATGAGCAATATCGCACGACACATCGCCATTATCATGGACGGCAACGGCCGCTGGGCGACCGAACGGGGACTCCGACGCGTCAAAGGGCACGAACGGGGTGCCGAAGTGGTCCGTACACTGACGACTTACGCCTCCAACCATCCCGAAATCGAGGTTCTGACCCTTTATGCTTTCAGTACCGAAAACTGGAAACGCCCGAAAATGGAGGTCGATTTTCTGATGCGGCTTTTGAACAACTATCTGAAAAACGAGACCGAAACCTACATCCGCAATGAAGTGCGTTTCGAGACGATCGGTGATATCGGCCGCTTCTCCTCCGCTCTTCGGAACGAGATCGCCAGGCTCAAAGAGCGGACCCGCCATTTCGGAAAACTGACCCAGGTGCTCGCCCTCAACTACGGATCGCAGGACGAGATCGCGCGCGCCGCGAAAGAACTCTGCCAAAAAGGAGAGGAGATCACCACAGACTCGCTGGGAAACCGGATAGAGAGCTCAAGATTCGGCAATGTCGATCTTCTGATCCGCACTGGCGGCGAACAGCGCCTCTCCAACTTTCTCCTCTGGCAGTCCGCCTACGCCGAGCTCTTCTTCACACCGACACTCTGGCCCGATTTCACACCCGACGAGCTTGACACGATCATAGAAGATTTCAAAAATCGCCAGCGGCGCTTCGGAGGGATATGA
- the coaBC gene encoding bifunctional phosphopantothenoylcysteine decarboxylase/phosphopantothenate--cysteine ligase CoaBC has translation MLEQVRLDGKKVLIGVSGSIAAYKTCDLVRLFVKAGADVRVVMTEAAKRFVSPLTFEALSGRPVLHEASESWADDNNHIGLGEWADLFIVAPASANTINKMSAGIADNLLLQTALAFPGTILLAPAANTRMIEHPITVANMKRLTLHRIDTVEPQTKMLACNTVGKGAMAEPETIFATSLKHLFEDDYWKQRRVVVTGGGTMEKIDEVRYLSNFSSGKMAEALVTALYAYGADVCYVTTKTPRSIPPVHVIGVESAREMLEYVQDALRAAKKGLLIKPSFHSESDQPRLVQKTPWLFMAAAVSDYRPAYPQSGKLKKEALGETWRLDLVKNPDILKSLDRSGVRTLAFKAEMDETAALDAAWKLMEEKKVDAVALNILKNSGSFGSDTNAVTLVTEEESVEIPRAQKTEIAFSLLEALKNIP, from the coding sequence ATGCTCGAACAGGTGCGTCTGGACGGGAAAAAAGTCCTGATCGGTGTCAGCGGCAGCATCGCCGCCTACAAAACGTGCGATCTTGTACGCCTTTTCGTAAAAGCGGGGGCGGATGTACGTGTCGTGATGACCGAAGCCGCCAAGCGGTTCGTTTCACCCCTGACCTTCGAAGCGCTCAGCGGCCGGCCCGTCCTGCACGAAGCGTCGGAGAGCTGGGCCGACGACAACAACCATATCGGCCTGGGCGAGTGGGCCGATCTTTTCATCGTCGCCCCCGCCAGCGCCAACACGATCAACAAAATGAGCGCCGGCATAGCCGACAATCTCCTGCTTCAGACAGCCCTCGCCTTTCCCGGAACGATACTCCTCGCACCGGCCGCCAATACCCGCATGATCGAACATCCGATCACCGTGGCGAACATGAAACGGCTGACACTCCACCGCATCGATACGGTCGAACCCCAGACCAAAATGCTCGCCTGCAACACGGTGGGCAAAGGTGCCATGGCGGAACCGGAGACGATTTTCGCCACATCTTTGAAGCACCTTTTCGAAGACGATTACTGGAAACAGCGCCGCGTTGTCGTCACCGGCGGCGGAACGATGGAAAAGATCGACGAAGTGCGCTATCTCTCCAATTTTTCGAGCGGCAAGATGGCCGAAGCGCTCGTTACGGCACTCTACGCATACGGCGCCGACGTCTGCTATGTCACGACGAAAACGCCCCGCAGCATCCCGCCTGTCCATGTCATCGGAGTCGAAAGCGCCCGGGAGATGCTCGAATATGTGCAGGATGCCCTGCGTGCCGCCAAAAAAGGGCTTTTGATCAAGCCCTCTTTCCATTCGGAATCCGACCAGCCCCGCCTGGTGCAAAAAACACCGTGGCTTTTCATGGCGGCGGCCGTAAGCGACTACCGACCGGCCTACCCCCAAAGCGGCAAACTCAAAAAAGAGGCTCTGGGTGAGACGTGGCGGCTCGATTTGGTCAAAAATCCCGATATTCTCAAGAGCCTCGACCGAAGCGGTGTCAGAACGCTGGCGTTCAAAGCGGAGATGGACGAAACCGCCGCTCTCGATGCCGCATGGAAATTGATGGAGGAGAAAAAGGTGGATGCCGTGGCTCTCAATATTCTCAAAAACAGCGGCAGCTTCGGCAGCGACACCAACGCGGTCACCCTCGTCACCGAAGAGGAATCCGTCGAAATCCCCCGGGCCCAAAAAACAGAGATCGCCTTCTCTTTACTGGAGGCGCTGAAAAACATCCCATGA
- the glmU gene encoding bifunctional UDP-N-acetylglucosamine diphosphorylase/glucosamine-1-phosphate N-acetyltransferase GlmU: MSLSVIILAAGQGTRMKSDLPKVLHPISGLPMLHYTLKAAQALSDDITVVLYHQADRVRENIEKSFEGIKFKIQDHANYPGTGGAVMNIGMLHDRVLVLNGDMPLVTAESLRPLLMSDADIVMSVFDLDDPSGYGRVIVEKGEVQGIVEEKDCSEEQKRIKTVNAGVYIFKKEILDRYLPLLSNDNAQAEYYLTDLVRLAREEGRHIEPVWVEEEAFKGVNSRYDLAHAEEIMQERIREKWMRAGVTMHLPHTIYIDSRAVFEGDCILDNGVTIHGESIITRSHIKSHSVIEDADIKDSSCGPMARVRPGSILEKTHIGNFVEVKKSHLKGVKAGHLSYLGDAEIDEGTNIGAGTITCNYDGVRKYKTKIGKNVFVGSDTQFVAPVTIEDNVLIAAGTTVTEDVREGSLAISRTPQKMVANFFHRFFKTGKK; the protein is encoded by the coding sequence ATGTCTTTATCCGTGATCATCCTGGCGGCCGGTCAGGGCACACGCATGAAATCGGACCTGCCGAAAGTTCTGCATCCCATCAGCGGGCTCCCGATGCTCCATTACACTCTCAAGGCGGCCCAGGCACTCAGCGACGACATTACGGTCGTCCTCTATCACCAGGCCGACCGCGTGAGGGAAAATATCGAAAAAAGTTTCGAAGGGATCAAGTTCAAAATTCAAGACCATGCCAACTATCCGGGAACCGGCGGAGCGGTCATGAATATCGGTATGCTCCACGATCGTGTGCTGGTCCTCAACGGCGACATGCCCCTGGTGACGGCCGAATCGCTCCGACCGCTTCTCATGAGCGATGCCGATATCGTCATGAGTGTTTTCGATCTTGACGATCCTTCCGGATACGGCAGGGTCATCGTCGAAAAAGGGGAGGTGCAGGGAATCGTCGAAGAGAAAGACTGCAGCGAAGAGCAGAAGCGCATCAAAACGGTCAATGCCGGCGTCTATATCTTCAAAAAAGAGATACTCGACCGGTATCTTCCGCTTCTTTCCAACGACAACGCTCAGGCGGAGTACTATCTGACCGACCTGGTCAGGCTGGCCCGCGAAGAGGGGCGACACATCGAGCCGGTATGGGTCGAGGAGGAGGCTTTCAAAGGGGTCAACTCCCGATACGACCTGGCCCACGCCGAAGAGATCATGCAAGAGCGCATCAGAGAAAAATGGATGCGCGCAGGGGTGACGATGCATCTGCCCCATACCATCTATATCGACAGCCGGGCCGTATTCGAGGGCGACTGTATCCTTGACAACGGCGTCACGATCCACGGGGAGAGCATCATCACCCGAAGCCATATCAAATCCCACAGCGTCATCGAGGACGCCGATATCAAAGACTCCAGCTGTGGTCCGATGGCCCGCGTCCGACCCGGCAGCATTCTCGAAAAAACCCATATTGGCAATTTCGTGGAGGTGAAAAAATCGCACCTCAAAGGGGTCAAAGCGGGGCACCTGAGCTATCTTGGTGATGCGGAAATCGACGAAGGGACAAACATCGGCGCGGGCACCATCACCTGCAACTACGACGGCGTGAGAAAATACAAAACGAAAATCGGCAAAAATGTCTTCGTTGGCAGTGATACGCAGTTCGTAGCCCCCGTTACGATCGAAGACAACGTCCTTATCGCGGCAGGAACAACGGTGACGGAAGATGTTCGGGAGGGCTCCCTCGCCATCTCCCGGACACCCCAGAAGATGGTCGCCAACTTTTTCCACCGCTTTTTCAAAACGGGAAAAAAATAA
- a CDS encoding motility protein A: MDLGSVIGLVLILGLLFGAMAMGVGVGAYIDIPSVLIVIGGSIGALLVAFKMEQMKNFVKIFMIAIKPPQENIPELIKKLVDYSTQARRDGILSLEAAANNEENEFLKKGLSMAVDGNEPDTIRELLEIEMEQTSERHKANAAIFDQWAGLAGAMGMIGTLIGLVAMLLNMSDPSAIGPSMAVALLTTMYGAMIGNIFGTPIANILNIRDADENLVKTIILEGIMSIQAGDNPRTLEAKLLSFLPPNERVSQFE, translated from the coding sequence ATGGACTTGGGTAGTGTCATCGGTTTGGTATTGATTCTTGGCCTGCTATTTGGCGCAATGGCCATGGGTGTCGGTGTCGGTGCCTACATCGACATTCCCTCCGTTTTGATCGTCATCGGCGGTTCCATCGGGGCGCTTCTCGTGGCGTTCAAGATGGAGCAGATGAAAAATTTCGTCAAGATTTTCATGATCGCCATCAAACCGCCGCAGGAAAATATACCGGAACTGATCAAAAAACTGGTCGACTATTCGACGCAGGCGCGGCGTGACGGCATCCTCTCTCTCGAAGCGGCCGCCAACAACGAAGAGAACGAGTTTCTGAAGAAGGGGCTTTCGATGGCGGTCGACGGGAACGAACCCGATACGATCCGGGAACTTCTTGAGATCGAAATGGAGCAGACCAGCGAGCGCCACAAGGCCAATGCGGCGATCTTCGACCAGTGGGCGGGCCTTGCCGGGGCGATGGGGATGATCGGAACGCTGATCGGCCTGGTCGCGATGCTTCTGAACATGTCCGACCCCAGTGCCATCGGACCCTCGATGGCGGTCGCGTTGCTCACGACGATGTACGGGGCGATGATCGGCAACATTTTCGGAACGCCGATCGCCAATATCCTCAATATCCGCGACGCCGACGAAAATCTGGTCAAAACAATCATCCTGGAGGGCATCATGTCGATCCAGGCGGGCGACAATCCCCGCACACTCGAAGCGAAACTCCTCTCGTTCCTTCCGCCGAACGAACGGGTCAGCCAGTTTGAATAG
- a CDS encoding flagellar motor protein MotB: MAKQKCPECPKCLPGWLAAFGDLMSLLLCFFVLLLSMSTMDAKKLEEAVGSLAGALSVLEGGERSELQERRMESGTGGGAAATTPTEIETAQQSQSQLAQQISQMWMQMVSLKNEMNEIMMSQGATPVALEESEKGFLLRLPAELLFKPDEAKIDNMDAILFIKRIAMIIDKLPNTLQVNVQGHTDNSKPGPASPYRDNWELSSARAVSVVEELIKDGVDPKRLSACGNAEFKPIATNATPEGRAKNRRVDLYFFSNEPELEGKARQSILDAGLKPE; the protein is encoded by the coding sequence ATGGCCAAGCAGAAGTGTCCGGAATGTCCCAAATGTCTACCGGGATGGCTGGCGGCATTCGGCGACCTGATGAGTCTGCTGCTTTGTTTCTTCGTACTCCTTCTGTCGATGTCGACGATGGATGCCAAGAAACTGGAAGAGGCGGTGGGATCGCTTGCGGGCGCTCTGAGTGTCCTGGAGGGAGGAGAACGCTCCGAATTGCAGGAGCGGCGCATGGAGAGCGGTACCGGCGGTGGCGCGGCGGCGACGACGCCGACGGAGATCGAAACGGCGCAGCAGTCGCAGTCGCAACTTGCCCAACAGATCAGTCAGATGTGGATGCAGATGGTTTCACTCAAAAACGAGATGAACGAAATCATGATGAGCCAGGGGGCCACGCCTGTGGCACTCGAAGAGTCGGAGAAAGGGTTTTTGCTCCGTCTTCCGGCCGAACTTCTCTTCAAACCGGACGAAGCGAAAATCGACAATATGGATGCGATTCTTTTCATCAAAAGGATTGCGATGATCATCGACAAACTCCCCAACACGCTGCAGGTCAATGTACAGGGACACACCGACAACTCCAAGCCGGGGCCTGCGAGTCCCTACCGTGACAACTGGGAACTCTCTTCCGCCCGTGCCGTTTCCGTCGTCGAAGAACTGATCAAAGACGGTGTCGACCCCAAACGCCTCTCCGCATGCGGCAACGCCGAGTTCAAACCGATCGCCACCAATGCCACACCCGAAGGTCGTGCAAAGAACAGGCGGGTCGATCTCTACTTCTTCTCGAACGAGCCCGAACTGGAAGGAAAAGCGAGACAATCGATACTTGATGCCGGATTGAAGCCCGAATAG
- the fliP gene encoding flagellar type III secretion system pore protein FliP (The bacterial flagellar biogenesis protein FliP forms a type III secretion system (T3SS)-type pore required for flagellar assembly.), whose translation MSLMRKLFLAGLPFLLLPLFGAVDIPTVNLSLSAPAEPKDLVNTLNIVIVLTLLVLAPSLILVMTSFLRLIVVFAFLRQALGTQQTPPTQLLVSLALVLTLFIMEPMGKEAYDKGIKPYMDKKIGYEVAFDNAVRPFKHFMLRNTRESDLALFYRIRKLPNPATEEDVTLPVLLPAFMISELKTAFEIGFLIFLPFLVVDMVVSSVLMSMGMMMLPPVMISLPFKILIFVLVDGWHLLVGNLVESFK comes from the coding sequence ATGAGTTTGATGCGTAAACTGTTTTTGGCAGGACTGCCTTTTCTTCTGCTCCCGCTTTTTGGTGCGGTCGACATCCCGACGGTGAATCTCTCGCTGAGTGCGCCCGCCGAACCCAAAGACCTCGTCAATACCCTGAATATCGTCATCGTTCTGACGCTGCTGGTTCTGGCGCCCTCGCTGATACTGGTGATGACCAGTTTTTTGCGTCTCATCGTCGTTTTCGCCTTTCTCCGTCAGGCGCTAGGGACCCAGCAGACGCCTCCGACCCAGCTGCTGGTCTCTTTGGCGCTGGTCCTGACGCTTTTCATCATGGAGCCGATGGGAAAGGAGGCCTACGACAAAGGGATCAAACCCTACATGGACAAAAAGATAGGCTATGAGGTGGCATTCGACAACGCCGTACGTCCTTTCAAACATTTCATGCTGAGAAATACAAGAGAGTCGGACCTGGCGCTCTTCTACCGCATACGCAAGCTCCCCAATCCGGCGACCGAAGAGGATGTGACCCTTCCGGTTCTGCTGCCGGCTTTCATGATCAGTGAACTCAAAACCGCATTCGAGATCGGATTTTTGATTTTTCTTCCTTTTCTTGTCGTCGACATGGTCGTCAGTTCCGTGCTGATGAGTATGGGTATGATGATGCTTCCGCCGGTCATGATTTCTCTTCCTTTCAAAATCCTGATATTCGTGCTGGTGGATGGCTGGCACCTGCTTGTTGGCAATCTTGTGGAGAGCTTTAAGTAG
- the trmA gene encoding tRNA (uridine(54)-C5)-methyltransferase TrmA has protein sequence MICRHFGACGSCTLYDKPYPAQVAQKMARLSTMLSPFYQGSIVPFPSPRSHYRARAEYKIFHDETGCHYSMRHLDKKRFVILEMCPMVLEPVEKRMWPLMEAVNGDEILSHRLFGIEFLAATTGDVLVTMLYHRRLDEAWEAAAKAVQKRLGVQIIGRSRKQKRALGEEYVTEALEIEGKLFQYRHYEQSFTQPNPFVNRQMIAWAMTQAARYGKGDFCELYAGAGNFTIPLATLFEKVIATEISKRSIKAAKENCELNGVSNIAFVRMSSEEFTEALEGKRAFNRLKDVDLGNYDIGTILVDPPRAGLDEGTRNLIARFDTILYISCNPETLCRDLETLGRSHRIMDAALFDQFPYTAHMEAGVVLVRR, from the coding sequence ATGATTTGTAGACATTTCGGAGCGTGCGGAAGCTGTACGCTCTATGACAAACCCTATCCGGCCCAGGTGGCGCAGAAGATGGCGAGGCTCAGCACGATGCTCTCCCCATTCTACCAGGGAAGTATTGTCCCCTTTCCATCCCCTCGAAGCCACTATCGCGCCCGGGCGGAGTACAAGATTTTCCATGACGAGACAGGTTGCCACTACAGCATGCGGCATCTGGACAAAAAGCGGTTCGTGATTCTCGAGATGTGCCCCATGGTCCTCGAGCCTGTCGAAAAGCGGATGTGGCCCCTGATGGAAGCCGTCAACGGCGATGAAATCCTTTCGCACAGGCTTTTCGGCATCGAATTTCTGGCGGCGACCACCGGCGATGTGCTGGTGACGATGCTTTATCACCGCAGGCTCGACGAGGCGTGGGAGGCGGCGGCGAAGGCCGTGCAGAAAAGATTGGGTGTGCAAATCATCGGACGCAGCCGAAAGCAGAAGAGGGCTTTGGGAGAGGAGTATGTGACCGAAGCACTGGAAATTGAGGGTAAACTCTTTCAATACCGCCACTATGAGCAGAGTTTCACCCAGCCCAATCCCTTCGTCAACCGGCAGATGATCGCCTGGGCGATGACGCAGGCCGCGAGATACGGAAAAGGGGATTTCTGCGAACTCTATGCGGGGGCGGGCAACTTCACGATTCCGTTGGCGACCTTGTTTGAGAAAGTGATCGCTACCGAAATCTCAAAACGCTCCATCAAGGCGGCAAAGGAGAATTGCGAACTCAACGGGGTGTCGAATATCGCATTCGTACGAATGAGCAGCGAAGAGTTCACCGAAGCGTTGGAGGGCAAGCGGGCTTTCAACCGTTTGAAAGATGTGGATCTAGGAAATTACGATATCGGCACCATCCTGGTCGATCCGCCGCGGGCCGGTCTGGACGAAGGCACGCGGAACCTGATCGCCCGTTTCGATACGATTCTGTATATTTCATGCAATCCCGAAACCCTATGCCGCGATCTGGAGACCCTGGGCAGAAGCCATCGCATTATGGACGCCGCCCTTTTTGATCAGTTTCCCTATACGGCTCATATGGAAGCGGGTGTCGTTCTTGTAAGAAGGTAG
- a CDS encoding DUF2780 domain-containing protein — protein MYKKMALIALLGAGLSLQAGMFDDAMKQVGSLTGSSQQTESSTTNQSSGLLSALTGSLGVTPKQAAGGTAALMNVAAQSMPKTNYAELLKSVPGLSSIVQGNEGLVNGAAQMMGGNDMVGSTFKALGMDSGMVGQFAPVILNYVKQYATPENIALLKQAWSAFL, from the coding sequence ATGTATAAAAAAATGGCTCTCATTGCACTGCTGGGTGCAGGACTTTCGCTTCAGGCAGGCATGTTCGACGACGCGATGAAGCAGGTGGGCAGCCTGACAGGATCGTCGCAACAGACCGAATCTTCGACAACCAATCAAAGCAGCGGCCTGCTTTCGGCTCTGACCGGATCGCTGGGCGTCACACCGAAGCAGGCGGCAGGAGGGACCGCCGCACTGATGAACGTCGCCGCGCAGAGCATGCCCAAAACCAACTATGCCGAACTCCTCAAAAGTGTGCCCGGACTCTCCTCGATCGTTCAGGGAAACGAGGGGCTCGTCAACGGTGCGGCTCAGATGATGGGCGGAAACGACATGGTCGGAAGCACTTTCAAGGCGCTCGGAATGGACAGCGGCATGGTAGGCCAGTTCGCTCCGGTGATTCTCAACTACGTCAAGCAGTACGCCACGCCGGAAAATATCGCGCTTCTGAAACAGGCCTGGAGCGCCTTTCTTTAA
- a CDS encoding rhodanese-like domain-containing protein, with protein MKRLLFLMFFLLSTTLFAEEMEYADDISAKEAIEMIQKEGALLIDVRDPVEFLYTGHAVGAVNIPVFFVRIDLPDLETRIKVADLEKKKKEAIHVKKTYRPMMDENKNFLSDVKNLTKGDLQKPIVVICHSGNRSVFAANKLAKNGYENVYNLEGGLIHSWIPAGLPAGGQ; from the coding sequence ATGAAGAGACTCCTCTTTCTCATGTTTTTTCTTCTTTCGACAACGCTTTTTGCCGAGGAGATGGAATATGCCGACGACATAAGCGCCAAAGAGGCGATCGAAATGATCCAAAAAGAGGGAGCGCTGCTTATCGATGTGCGCGATCCTGTGGAATTCCTTTACACGGGACATGCGGTGGGTGCCGTCAATATCCCGGTCTTTTTCGTCCGAATCGATCTGCCCGATCTTGAAACACGAATCAAAGTAGCCGATCTCGAAAAGAAGAAAAAAGAGGCGATCCATGTCAAAAAGACCTATCGTCCTATGATGGATGAGAACAAAAACTTTCTTTCCGATGTAAAAAACCTGACGAAAGGCGATCTGCAAAAGCCGATCGTCGTCATCTGCCACAGTGGCAACCGTTCCGTTTTCGCCGCCAACAAACTGGCCAAAAACGGTTACGAAAACGTATACAATCTCGAGGGGGGATTGATACACAGCTGGATTCCCGCCGGGCTGCCGGCGGGAGGGCAGTAA
- a CDS encoding FeoA family protein, whose protein sequence is MKPITACKIGCEGVIVRIRAKEPIKGRLFSLGLAKGSHVKILDHTLAKQTWEIESDGTKIALREEEAASIFIDEKGCAA, encoded by the coding sequence ATGAAGCCGATTACGGCATGTAAAATCGGATGCGAAGGAGTGATCGTGCGCATCCGGGCGAAAGAGCCGATAAAAGGGAGACTCTTTTCTCTCGGTCTGGCCAAGGGGAGCCATGTGAAGATTCTCGACCATACCCTGGCGAAGCAGACATGGGAAATCGAGAGCGACGGCACGAAGATTGCACTGCGGGAAGAGGAAGCCGCATCGATCTTCATCGACGAGAAAGGGTGTGCGGCGTGA